CCCAGGGCGAGGGAGGAGCTCACCGAACTGGTGGCCTTCCGGTCGGTGGCTGACTTCGACCAGTTCCCGAGGAGTGAGAGCGAGGGCGCCGCCCGCTGGGTCGCGGACGCGCTCGCCGCCGAGGGCTTCGAGGACGTGGCCCTGCTCGACACCCCGGACGGCACGCAGTCGGTCTACGGCTACCTGCCCGGTCCGGCGGGCGCGAAGACCGTCCTGCTCTACGCCCACTACGACGTGCAGCCGCCGCTGGACGAGGCCGCCTGGACGACACCGCCGTTCGAGCTGACCGAGCGGGACGGGCGCTGGTACGGGCGTGGGGCAGCCGACTGCAAGGGCGGCCTGATCATGCACCTGCTGGCGCTGCGCGCGCTGAAGGCGAACGGCGGCGTGCCCGTCGGCGTCAAGGTGATCGCCGAGGGCTCGGAGGAGATGGGCACGGGCGGTCTGGAGCGGTACGCCGAGGAGCACCCGGAGCTGCTGGAGGCGGACACGATCGTCATCGGCGACGCGGGCAACTTCCGAGTCGGCCTGCCGACCGTCACCTCCACCCTGCGCGGCATGACGCTGGTGCGGCTGCGGGTCGACACGCTCGCGGGCAACCTGCACTCGGGCCAGTTCGGCGGTGCCGCGCCCGACGCGCTGGCCGCCCTGATCCGCGTGCTGGACTCGCTGCGCGCCGAGGACGGTTCGACGACCGTCGAGGGGCTCTCCGGGGGCGCGGACTGGGAGGGGCTGCAGTACGAGGAGGAGCAGTTCCGGCAGGACGCCAAGGTTCTG
This is a stretch of genomic DNA from Streptomyces hawaiiensis. It encodes these proteins:
- a CDS encoding dipeptidase, producing the protein MSSNPVAETVASLMPRAREELTELVAFRSVADFDQFPRSESEGAARWVADALAAEGFEDVALLDTPDGTQSVYGYLPGPAGAKTVLLYAHYDVQPPLDEAAWTTPPFELTERDGRWYGRGAADCKGGLIMHLLALRALKANGGVPVGVKVIAEGSEEMGTGGLERYAEEHPELLEADTIVIGDAGNFRVGLPTVTSTLRGMTLVRLRVDTLAGNLHSGQFGGAAPDALAALIRVLDSLRAEDGSTTVEGLSGGADWEGLQYEEEQFRQDAKVLDGVELIGSGSVADRIWARPAVTVIGIDCPPVVGATPSVQASARALISLRVPPGADAGAATKLLQAHLEAHTPWGARVSIEQVGQGQPFRADTTSPAYQAMAAAMAVAYPGQEMQYAGQGGSIPLCNTLAALYPRAEILLIGLSEPEAQIHAVNESVSPEELERLSVAEALFLRNYAAS